The following proteins come from a genomic window of Synechococcus sp. BIOS-E4-1:
- a CDS encoding TrkA family potassium uptake protein — protein sequence MRDWWHWSPAEESDPRSFGIVGVGRFGSAVCRQLMQSGADVLAVDRSSRAIEELRQLEPSIEARVLDCTDEESLREAGILDMDTVVVAISEPIEASITATLIAKDSEGTRVRRVIARATSDLHEKMLKRVGADRVVFPSRMQGERLGLELVRPNLMERLELDELNSIEEIKVPERFVGLSLRDLNLRKNFRVNVLAAGPAADLMVNPPASHVLMEGHVLVVMGLTDDLQNLPRT from the coding sequence ATGAGGGACTGGTGGCACTGGTCGCCTGCTGAAGAGAGCGACCCCCGCAGCTTCGGAATCGTGGGCGTCGGACGCTTCGGCAGTGCTGTGTGCCGCCAGTTGATGCAAAGCGGCGCTGACGTGCTCGCCGTGGATCGTTCCTCGAGGGCGATCGAGGAACTCAGACAGCTTGAACCTTCCATCGAAGCCAGGGTCCTGGACTGCACCGATGAGGAATCACTGCGGGAAGCAGGCATCCTCGACATGGACACCGTGGTCGTGGCGATCAGCGAACCGATCGAAGCGAGCATCACAGCCACCCTGATCGCCAAGGACAGCGAGGGCACTCGCGTGCGCCGGGTGATTGCGCGTGCCACCAGTGACCTGCACGAAAAAATGCTGAAGCGCGTTGGTGCCGACCGCGTGGTGTTTCCCTCTCGGATGCAGGGCGAGCGTCTGGGTCTTGAACTGGTGCGCCCCAATCTGATGGAGCGATTGGAGCTGGACGAGCTCAACTCGATCGAGGAGATCAAGGTGCCGGAACGCTTTGTTGGGCTCTCTCTGCGCGATCTCAATCTGCGTAAGAACTTTCGAGTCAATGTGCTGGCAGCCGGGCCTGCTGCAGACCTGATGGTCAATCCACCCGCATCACACGTTCTGATGGAAGGCCACGTTCTGGTGGTGATGGGTTTGACAGATGACCTTCAGAACCTCCCCCGCACCTGA
- a CDS encoding TrkH family potassium uptake protein yields the protein MALPRAIHRTQAWYRRLTVPQFTVVTGLLVITIGTLLLSSPLCSNTSVGLWEALFTATSAVTVTGLTVIDVGKDLTVVGQGVLAFMILVGGLGLMAITTFLQGFVVRGASLKRRLDRGQALDQFGVGGVGGTFRSIALTAAVLILIGAFVLYSYGFSDLPAGGERLWASLFHSISAYNNAGFGLWNDSLEGYRTNRVVNAVIMLLIVLGGLGWRVTSDLWSNRQRLKRRNLSLHTRLVLRTSILLILIGTFGLLLTESLSKGHILTTMGWPERLMSALFESVSARTAGFTTVPLSEHSVSDSGLLLLMALMFIGASPGGTGGGIKTTTVAALMAATRSTLRGQDDVVIRHRQIPDKVVLRAVSIVMASLMFVLVMALLLALTTNQNGEEPLTFLELLFTCISAFATVGMDLGVTEQLGRFGQLILVVGMFVGRLGILLLLSAIWESFDRNQLQRQNRIGYPREDLYV from the coding sequence ATGGCACTCCCTAGAGCCATTCATCGCACTCAGGCGTGGTACCGGCGCCTCACCGTGCCCCAGTTCACGGTCGTGACGGGATTGCTGGTGATCACCATCGGCACGCTGCTTCTGTCCAGCCCACTTTGCTCAAACACAAGTGTCGGACTCTGGGAAGCACTGTTCACGGCGACCTCCGCGGTCACCGTGACAGGCCTGACCGTGATCGATGTCGGCAAGGATCTCACGGTCGTCGGTCAGGGCGTTCTGGCGTTCATGATCCTGGTGGGAGGCCTCGGCCTGATGGCGATCACCACCTTCCTTCAGGGGTTCGTGGTTCGGGGCGCCTCCCTGAAGCGTCGCCTGGACCGTGGCCAGGCTCTTGATCAATTCGGCGTGGGTGGGGTCGGCGGCACGTTCAGAAGCATCGCCCTCACCGCAGCAGTACTGATCTTGATTGGAGCTTTTGTGCTCTACAGCTACGGCTTTTCAGATCTTCCTGCGGGTGGAGAAAGGCTGTGGGCATCTTTGTTTCACAGCATCTCGGCCTACAACAATGCGGGATTCGGCCTCTGGAACGACAGCCTCGAGGGCTACCGGACGAATCGGGTGGTCAACGCGGTGATCATGCTGCTGATCGTTCTGGGAGGACTGGGCTGGCGTGTCACCAGTGATCTCTGGAGCAATCGACAACGACTGAAGCGCCGCAATCTCAGTCTCCATACACGGCTGGTGCTGAGAACGTCGATTCTGCTGATCCTGATCGGCACCTTCGGACTGCTGTTGACCGAATCCCTGTCCAAGGGGCATATCCTCACGACGATGGGCTGGCCAGAGCGGCTGATGAGCGCCCTGTTCGAATCCGTGAGCGCCCGCACGGCTGGATTCACCACAGTTCCGCTGTCAGAGCACAGTGTTTCCGACTCAGGACTGTTGCTGCTGATGGCCCTGATGTTCATCGGGGCCAGTCCCGGAGGTACGGGAGGCGGCATCAAGACGACCACGGTTGCAGCCCTGATGGCAGCCACCCGATCCACACTTCGCGGCCAGGATGACGTCGTCATCCGGCACCGTCAGATTCCCGACAAGGTGGTGCTCAGGGCCGTGAGCATCGTGATGGCCTCGCTGATGTTCGTTCTCGTGATGGCGCTTCTGCTCGCCCTCACCACCAACCAGAACGGAGAAGAGCCACTCACCTTCCTGGAACTGCTGTTCACTTGCATCTCCGCCTTTGCCACCGTGGGGATGGATCTGGGCGTCACTGAACAACTGGGTCGCTTTGGCCAGCTGATTCTGGTGGTGGGAATGTTTGTGGGACGGCTGGGAATCCTGCTGCTGCTGAGTGCTATCTGGGAGAGCTTCGACCGCAACCAGCTGCAGCGCCAGAATCGGATCGGTTATCCCCGCGAGGATCTCTATGTCTGA